From the genome of Solanum pennellii chromosome 6, SPENNV200:
GCAGATAACTTAATTATTAAgttgaatattatattaattatgtggGAGGCTATGCggtataaattttttgttccGACTGTGTAtgttcaaaattattatgaaatggGGTATGTGCgtgtaatatttaattatttatgctATTTAGTGTACTTTACTTCATTTATCATCTTATTCAAAAAGTTAAGGGATCTCATTtctcaaattcaaaatcttaaaagatggaaatgaattttaatcttttatttcAGGAAATATATCCTCATTAGCTTaccaaaatttaacaaaatatattaacCATATTGAGATATACATTATTTAACCAGAAATTTGATTTCcttatcatataaattttttttgttactatAATTTTTAACACGATGCaagaattttactttttattgtaCAATTTGACTGAAATTTATCATAACTATGAAgaattttttgtataaattatcaccttatttcttttttttataagcaTCACATTTTCTTGAGCttattatcaataaatttatttttttttaaaatttatttttcctcaaaatttgaGTCATGGcagaaaaaaagattttaggCCGTCAAAAGATTTCAATGgtcaaaatagaaaatgaagatGCTCGATACACAATATTTTCAAAGCGTCGATCAACATTATATAAAAAAGCTAGTGAATTTGTTGGGAAATACGATATTGATTTGGGGATAACATTATTTTCTCCGACTGATGAACCCTACTCTCTTTTTTTCACCCTACACGTGGTGTTGTTAATAGTCTTTTAATTCCAAATACACAACCAAGTGAACGTAATGTTTTTCTATTGCAAGTTCTCGAAATAGCGTGAAGGAACTAAGAGTTGAGCTTGACGAGCTTGATAGCATAGAAAGGGGTCTATCTAATCCAACATCTAGCACTGAGGAAACTGACATGAAAAAATGTGGGAATCTATTATGAAATGAAGAGGAGGTGTATGAACTCGAGCTTTGGTTGAACTCCGTTAGTTTTGATTTGAACAATTGTTTATCGCAACCGGAGAACAATGGTTCTTCCTCTACACAAGCACCTCCAGAAAATGATGGTTAAACATACATTGATTCCTAATACATTGAACTTCATGCGTTGTAATAATTAGAGTCAAAGTCAtacatttcaaatattttttttctctctaaatTAGTGATGCATGTTATACTTGAATTCGTTAGTGATCTTCATTTGTTTGATGTTTCATTCGTTTGTTAAAATAGCCATGTACTATTTGAGAAGCCGCCTTTTTGTTACTTGTGGTCTGGATGACTAGGTTTAGTCGAGCTTGCGCCGTTGTATTTTGTTCCTAATTATATCAATATATTGATTAGTGATTTGTTTGACTTACTTTCTTCattagagaatttttttttcgtaacaactattattattttcagtttctattataaaatttaggaaaaattaccTAATACGATGTATGATTGAATCAAAGTAATTTGTACTTCATTCAATCATTTACACATCATTTTTACcccaacttttttttattccCTACCATAtccaaaaattacaaaaatctttctttttcacaatttCTCTCACTTTTCCGGATACATCACTATCACCACATCCCCATTCCCTCGATTTTTTCTCATGCTTAATATCACTACATTCAACTATCTTCATCCCTTCTTTCCGATTGGAAGTTATTGAAAAGCCTTCTTCATCAGAACTTctattttatccattttttttcaactaaatttACTGATTTACAAGAGAGACACAACAAAGTTACATTATAATTTCAAGTAGTTGTACCAAATCCACCATTTAGTTGGACTAAGTTGCCTAAAACATTCCAAAATCCCTGTTTGACTTTAAACTAATCTACCAATCCTTGTAATTAACATTATAAATAGATAATCATTGCATTAACACTTCATTAATTCCTCTAATCATAACATACAGCTTTTAAGCTTTGAGAGAAATGGATACTTGTATAAGTTGTCTCATTGTGGTTATACTATCACTACTCTCTACTTTTGCTAATGCAGAATTTCATTACCATGAATTTATTGTAAGTATTTATTCACCTTTTCTTcttataattaagaaaaaaaaattccaaaattgtcctgaaacacttttttttttaacaggTTCAAGAAACTAGTGTAACTAGGCTATGCAGAACCAAGAATATAATTACAGTGAATGGACAATTCCCAGGGCCAACCTTGACAGTTCGAAATGGAGATACATTGTTTGTTACTGTTGTTAATAGAGCTCGTTACAACGTTACCATTCATTGGTATTACCTTataagtgaaaaatattttttttttacattatcaTTGCATAAAACTTAGACTCTTGTGAATTTCCGTGCAGGCATGGGGTTCGTCTAATGCGAACACCATGGGCTGATGGGCCTGAGTATGTTACACAATGCCCAATTAGACCAGGAGGATTTTACACATACAGATTTACTATTGAAAATCAAGAGGGTACATTGTGGTGGCATGCTCACAGCAAATGGCTTAGAGCAACTGTTTATGGAGCATTAGTTATTTTACCTAAACAGGGTTCTAATTTCCCTTTTTCACTGCCCCAGAAAGATTTTCCTGTTATTCTTGGTAATGCTTCTTTCTCTTTATCTTTTcgatttaacttatatacactgACAGTGAAAACAAACTTTTTGCACTATTTTTATTACAATCCAAATTTGATATGACTTTATGTTATCATTTTGTATAGGAGAATGGTGGAACAGAGACATTATTGCAGTACAAAGACAAGCACAATTTACTGGAGCAGCTCCTAATAATTCTGATGCATATACTATTAATGGTCAACCTGGTGACCTATACAGATGCTCTACACAAGGTCCTTACTACATAAAACATAAACGATTTAACTCATATACACTACCCGTGAAATGACTAATTCAGAATTTTAATGCAGGTACTGTGAAATACTCTGTGAATCCGGGAGAATCAGTTCTCCTGAGGGTGATCAACGCTGCACTCAATCAACAACTTTTCTTCTCAGTTGCAAACCACATGCTCACTGTTGTGGGTATTGATGCTACTTACAACAAGCCATTTACAACTAATGTCATTATGGTTGGACCTGGACAAACAACTAATGTAATTCTAACTGCTAATCAGTCCCCTGGCCGATACTACATGGCCGCTCGTGCCTATGCCACAGTTAGAAATGGGCAATTTGATAACACTACTACCACTGCCATACTTGAGTACACAAATGTCAACTCGGGGGCGAATTCAAGGCCTTTATTGCCTCAACTTCCTGCCTTCAATGATACAGCCACAGCCACTGCTTTCGCTAACCAATTGAGGAGCATCCCTAGCAATAATAGAGTTCCCAATCAGATTGATGACAACTTGTTTTTCACTGTTGGACTAGGCTTAGTGAATTGCACTCCTGGCCCTAGATGTCAAGGGCCTAACAATACGCGATTTGCTGCTAGCGTGAACAACATTTCATTTGTTATTCCTAGAAGAACTTCATTGCTCCAGGCCTATTACCAAAACATTCCAGGGATTTATACATTGGACTTCCCACCTGTTCCACCGGTGCAATTTGATTACACGGGTAACGTTTCACGAGGACTTTGGCAACCAAGATTTGGAACAAAGTTGTATAAGCTCAAGTTTGGTTCTAATGTACAAATTGTGTTGCAAGATACTGCTATTTTTTCAACAGAGGATCACCCTATACATCTTCACGGATATCATTTTTGGGTCGTTGGACAAGGTTTTGGTAACTTCAATCCTCAAACTGATACTGCTAACTTTAACTTGATCGATCCGCCTGTCAGGAACACAATCGATGTTCCTGTTGGTGGATGGGCAGTCATCCGTTTTGTTGCTGATAATCCAGGTAAATAACCTGATTTCATCATTAACAATGTTCAAGTTTTCAAAATTGTGTACCTGTTTTGATAATTGGATTGATTTTTTTGCAGGGGTTTGGTTGTTACACTGCCACATTGATTCTCATTTGTCTTGGGGCCTAGCTATGGCATTCATCGTCGAAAATGGAATAGGCGAGAAACAGACAATGGAACCACCTCCACCAGATCTACCACAAtgctaaaatatttatattgtagcaaattgtattaaaattaagCAGTTCTTAGTGTTTCTGTTTGTTGTTTTCTCAAGTGTGAGCCATCAGGATTTCATTTGTCTATGATTAATGTTCAAGTACCAACCAAGAAATGAACTTTACTTCACCTTACTAATCACAATCTTGGATTCTGTCAGCATCAGATAGTAGTATTGAACATTTAACGTTTTCATACTTAAATCATTGTTTTCACTTCCTTCCAAATGAAAGAAAGCAGACATTATGTATTAAGACATTAGTGAATGAGTTTGATGCCAAGGGTTATGTATTAAGACattaatgaatatgttatgtcACTAGAGAGAACTTGAGGTTCGCGTTCCACACAACAGCTAGCAGAAAGAAACCACATCACATTAGATAAGAGGTCCAGCATTTCATCCCAAGAGTCTGCTAGCAAGAGGGACTTACATTAAGAAATGTATAATTAGCTATCTAACTTCTTCTCCATATTTAGGAAAGACAAACCCATATCACATATAACAATTCCTTATATTACACCCACATAAAATACCAATAAGCTAAAAGATATAATAGTTAGTGAGACATATCTGGGAGATTAATAGAGCTTTCAGTAGGTACAAAAGTTTATTTCAAAGATATATTACAAGTTCAAGAATTTCAAAACCAAAAGATTCAAATACACCAAGATCACAACACATCTAATTAACAACAGGACACAACAGCTGTACAAAATAGTCAATAAAAAGAGTGTATTCCCTTTTCTTGCGCAGTTTCTATAAGAGCACATAATTGTTTTCAAAGGAAGACATTTATTCAGAAAACTACTTTTTCCATGAAACATAACAAGAGCTTGGCCACACTGATTAGAAGTCAATACTTGTTCACAATACATAAAGATTccaaataataaagaaaataacactAACTAACCTGAAAATTAAATCTATTTCTTAAACTCATTTATATTCAAAGGTAGGTGGGTTAGGAGCATCAAAGCTCTCTAAAACCTGTGTCTTGCTACCACCACTTGGCGCAGTCTCCTCTTTCTTTCCACCTCCAAAAAGCCCTCCAAACCAGGATGTCGAGGAAGAAGAGGCTGGCGCTGAAGATTCTGTCATCATACCATCAATACTTACTGGAGCTTGACCAGGAAGCTGCCTCATTGGTTGACCAGGCAGCTGCCCAGGTGGATATCCAGGCACCCTAGGGACATTTGGTAGTGGGTCATCCATGGGTGGGAAATTCTGGGGTGCACTCATGACTTTATTTAACATGATTCCAGCTCCCTCTATCAACGCAAGTAAAACTCCACCAAACAATGCTGATCTAGAAGCAGCACCTAGTCCCTGCCGCATCTGTAGAAAGCCACCAGTTGCTGCACCAGCAATAATTGAGTTCCAAGGATCTTCTTTCTGCCGGAGATAAACCATTGAACAATCAAAGGTGGAAAATAGGCCACCCCACACAGCAAAACTACCACCAATACGAGGAGCATTCATGCGCACTGCCTGTGTACCACCAATCAAGCGCTCACCTTTTGGTGAGTTGTAAATGCCTTTTAAGAAGTGGAAGGCTGAACCTCCAACAGCACCCATACCAAATGCTCcgccaacatcatcaagtatacgGTCAGGGCACGGTTCACGAGAGGTCTCCGGTGTTCCCATTGTAACAGGGGACAAGCACTATCTAGGAGGGAAAAGGGGATGACACCAACCAAGCAGACGTgcttttactttccaaggaactgattggtttaatttaatgaattcaCCTGCATCAAAACAGTCTCATCAAACTGTACCATCAAGGGGCTGTAAAGTGAAAATCACAATTAACATTGAAAAAAGCAAAACCACTAACATGAACACAAACTTTGCATTCAACACTGAAAACAAAGAACTACTTTTTCCATACAGCTCTTAGAATAAAACCCAGCTCAATTATCAAAGTAAACTCAGGTTATATATAAAGtaactaattttttaatcatGGAAGGAGTTCAATAACTTCCTCTCAGCTACTTACAACTTGCCCGTTTCTTATGGAAGCAAAGTTTTTTCACCATAAGGATTAatctatagttttttttaataatatttggaCCGGACAACTTAGCATCAAATCACTCTTATGACAGATATGTTAACAGCATCAAATATTTGAGCAAACTAAAGAAGCCAAGCTATAAACATTGATAAACTAAGATAATAATCAATATGTTTTTTGAAACATGAAACAATGACATTTTGGTGATAACACCTTGCACACCTTGACCCTGCTCAAAGAGATTAACTAATCATTGTTTCTCTCTTTACTCCACTTTCTCTAGTGTCCTTTCACCAAACTACCAAAGAATTCAGAAACCATATAGACTAGGAACTTAGAGTTGTTTGGTATGGGCAGTGGATAGACAAAGTTATCTCATGGGCTTTTCTTCATCCAAAAGGAGTTATCCCATGGGCTTAGTTGTTCCACCATATGTATGGGGTTTATTATCCCATCATTGTAGTATAAATGGTGGGATAAATAATCCCTGGACTAATTAATACCCTAACCAAATGCGGGATAAAATGAATCCTTATCCCTCATACCAAATGACCCCTTAGAGTACAGGTACCATGACGCAGTTTCAACAATACCATAAAATAGAACTGAGCATAAATGACAACTAGAAATCATTTTTCACAAAGCAACAGTAATTCAAACCAGATAGAACATCAACATTGACTCAACAAAACCAATCACAGATTTCATACATGTAGACCATAGAAACGAGCTAGTTCAGATATTACCAAATGTAAGCCCGGTAACAATGGGAATTAGAGCACTAACTCAAAACAACACTGATTGAAAAAGAGTTATAATCACTGCCATAAAATCCCAAAATCAAAAAGGGCTTAAACCCTAGCTAAACCACCCCAAACACTTCAATAACTCCCAAAATCATAACAGTCGACATGAGAATTAGAAGATTAACACATAATGCAATAGCAATTACACAGAAAGCAAAAACATCTCAAAAAAAGCAGTGACCCATCAAAAATTAAGCAAAACCATCTCAAGAAAAACAATCCATCAAAAATTAAGCAAAAACATCTCAAGAAAACAGTGACCCATTAAAAATTAACCAACAATCTATCGAATTACCAAGCAGGTCAACGATATAAACAAAGAATTAAGTGTATCCACGAACAAGTACAAGAGTTTTGAAACCAAAAATGAAGAAACCCAAGACACCTAGAAACCCTAGAAATCATACATATAGCAGTGTAATGTAGAGTTGCATAGATTTTAATTACCTGCGATACAGTTAGAGAGAAAACAAGAACTTGTTGAAGAAGAGAACGACCAAATTTTTAGGTTTTGAGCTGCTTTATAtactattgttttttatttctctgattctattattacttttcataaaaaccaaaaaaaagggaaataaactggaaaataaataagtaataggTCTTTCTGGCCTTGTGTTTTattatggaaaaattacataaattaatacattttaaaaaataattacagattttagcgatactttttgtttattaccatttgtAGCAATACtatgataaatctgtaatatgtattaaaattgtattataaatgaattaaaagcgatcaagtgaaaaaaaaataatgttgctataaatagtaaatattttattattatagcacatttatgtaagtttcccttttatTATCTcctcaaataaaaaacaatgtcaataataaaattattttcacttAATAGTAATTATGAGTCCTCGGCTCTTTTTTAATATATCGTCCTTCATTCTTAtcgattaaataattttataaaataattaattatatatatatatgagtattTATGTTCACGATAATatgacaaattaattaaattttatcatttagaaaaaACAAGAAGTATAACAAGATTTATACGGGTGAACATGCAGACAATTTATTATCTAAATCAGCAATGAATAATCAATGACCCACAAATTTGTTTAAACAGTGAGGAGCCGTGGGAGGGGATACTTCCTCCCCTCTTTGTGTATCTCCCTTCTTATTTCCGTTGTGCATTAATCTACCTGATGAGTTATTAACGAACTGCTAAgtaaaaattttcaagaaatactAAACGATAGTTCACCTCTAGCATCTCGTTCGCAGTATACGTGAAGGATATATTCTTATTTGAAACAAATATCACTCTAGATATTAGATATCTTTTCTCGCGTCGAAATACAATCGTTAGTACGAAATTTAAAATCTTATGAAAAGTTAAATCTTTGAACGCAAATTGCTCCTAAATCTTAAATCGAAGACACATGACATAACTCATCCACCCACGCTACATCCAAAAATTGGATTGTG
Proteins encoded in this window:
- the LOC107021857 gene encoding laccase-3-like → MDTCISCLIVVILSLLSTFANAEFHYHEFIVQETSVTRLCRTKNIITVNGQFPGPTLTVRNGDTLFVTVVNRARYNVTIHWHGVRLMRTPWADGPEYVTQCPIRPGGFYTYRFTIENQEGTLWWHAHSKWLRATVYGALVILPKQGSNFPFSLPQKDFPVILGEWWNRDIIAVQRQAQFTGAAPNNSDAYTINGQPGDLYRCSTQGTVKYSVNPGESVLLRVINAALNQQLFFSVANHMLTVVGIDATYNKPFTTNVIMVGPGQTTNVILTANQSPGRYYMAARAYATVRNGQFDNTTTTAILEYTNVNSGANSRPLLPQLPAFNDTATATAFANQLRSIPSNNRVPNQIDDNLFFTVGLGLVNCTPGPRCQGPNNTRFAASVNNISFVIPRRTSLLQAYYQNIPGIYTLDFPPVPPVQFDYTGNVSRGLWQPRFGTKLYKLKFGSNVQIVLQDTAIFSTEDHPIHLHGYHFWVVGQGFGNFNPQTDTANFNLIDPPVRNTIDVPVGGWAVIRFVADNPGVWLLHCHIDSHLSWGLAMAFIVENGIGEKQTMEPPPPDLPQC
- the LOC107021149 gene encoding mitochondrial import inner membrane translocase subunit TIM17-2-like, translating into MGTPETSREPCPDRILDDVGGAFGMGAVGGSAFHFLKGIYNSPKGERLIGGTQAVRMNAPRIGGSFAVWGGLFSTFDCSMVYLRQKEDPWNSIIAGAATGGFLQMRQGLGAASRSALFGGVLLALIEGAGIMLNKVMSAPQNFPPMDDPLPNVPRVPGYPPGQLPGQPMRQLPGQAPVSIDGMMTESSAPASSSSTSWFGGLFGGGKKEETAPSGGSKTQVLESFDAPNPPTFEYK